GCAGTGACTATGGCCCATTTACTTATACATGGAAACTAACTCCTCCAAATAATAATCCGACAAGTCAATACTTTGGACCAACTCCCATTATAAGTTTTCCTTCTACTGGATATTATACATTAAGTTTAAAAAAGCAATCTTCGACATGTAATAATGTAACTGTTACTCGTACAGTTGTAATAATACCTAATTATGGGGGCTTTGTAATGGGACTAAATCCTAATCCGGCTTCTTCCACTGTTACAATAAGTTATGGTGACAACGATGGGCAAAGTACAGCTTCAAAGGGAGTGAAAAGTGCTGTTAGTTTAACAATAAATATTTATAATCAGCATGGAGTAAGAGTTTTTCAGAAACTCAATGCTATTGGCAAAAAAATAAGTCTAGATATATCCATGTTGCCTAATGGAGTTTATATTGTGGAAGGTATAACAAATGAAGGCAGAAAAGGAATCAAGAAAATGGTGATTCAACGTTAAATGGAGATGAATTATGAAGCTCAAAAAAATCTGCCTTCGATTAATGAATTTTGAGAGGCAGACTTTTTTATTAGAGTGTCTAATTTTATTCTGAATAATTTTTTTAGTTTTAAATAAAATAATTGGGATATCTGAAATTAAAATTGAAATAAATTATTTTAAAAAGCATATTCTTATTTTTTAATCATTCCTTATTCAGAAGAATAATTAAATATAATTCTCAAATTCATACAACATTGGCTTGCTACAATGCTGGCAGACGAATAAGAGTTCATCATTTTATCTTTGTTCGGCTTTGGTTCCAGCGGACGGAATTCTATTGAACATTTGTTTACAACTTCAACATTTTATTTATAAATTGGGCTTCGGTTCCGGCAGGACAAGCTTCAAATACCAGCACTGCAGCAAGCCTCAAACGTTAGGCGGCATTTTAAAGCGGCAGTCCGTTGATTAAAGAGCATCGAAAAGACAAATTATTCGTATTTTTGAGGTATGACAAAAAAGCCACTTTATACTATCGGACACGGCAATAGAAAGTCGGAAGACTTTCTTGCTTTGCTGAAGGAATTTGGCATTGAATACCTCATTGATGTTCGTTCCCAACCATATTCAAAATTTAATCCGCAATACAATCAAAATGACCTTAAATTCCTTTTAGACCGTAACGGAATAAAGTACGTTTTTATGGGCGACAATATTGGCGGTAGACCTAAAGACACATCTTGTTACGACAGTGAAGGAAAAGTTGATTACGAAGTAGTAAAGACAAAGGATTTTTTCATTAATGGAATCGAAAGGTTAAAAACAGCTTACAGTAAAGACATCAATGTTGTAATTATGTGTAGCGAGAGTAAGCCTTGTGAATGCCACAGAAGTAAATTAATTGGCAAAGTTTTAAACACAGACAATATTATTTTAAAACACATTGACGAAAACGGAAAAGTTAAAGACCAAGCAACTGTGATAAACGAACTTAACAAAGGGCTTTCTGCAATTGACTTGTTTGGTAATCCTTTAAACGCTACATCAAGAAAAGCCTATCAATAAGCATGGAATTTTTTACAATCGGTGTTTACAACTCTACAGAAAAAGAGTTTTTCGATAAACTTATCCAAAACAATATTGATACATTTTGCGATATAAGACAACGTAGAGGTGTGAGAGGTGCAAAGTATTCCTTCATAAATAGTAACAGACTTCAAGAAAAACTGAATGACCTAGGCATTAAATATGGCTATGTTCAAGATTTAGCACCAACAACAGAAATTCGTGAATTGCAAAAAGAAATTGACGCTGAAAAAGGAGAGCTTAAAAGCGAAAGACAAGAATTAGGGAAGGTCTTTATAATTGAATACAAAAATAAAATATTAGGCAACTTTGATTTTGAGAGGTTTTTTGACAATCTTGACAATATTGGAGCAAATCGAATTGCACTTTTCTGTGTCGAGGAACATCCAGAGGCTTGCCACCGTTCTATTGTGGCGGATAAACTTCAAAACACTTTCAATTACAAAATTAGTCACCTATGAAGGAAGTTGTCATAATTCTTTCTAAAACACAAATGAATAATAATCAAGTTTGTGTCGGCGGCTTAACTCTCAAAGGGAGATATGTAAGGCTTCTTGATGAAGATGGACATAATCAACCCGAGAATACCGATTTAGAACCTAAGCAAGCATGGGAAATTGAATTTACAGAACGTCCTCATAATGTACCGCCTCATGTTGAAGATATCATTGTGAAAAATAGAGCACGAAAAGGTAGCTTAAAGGACGACATTACTATTAAAGACTTTATAGAAAAGCGGAAAATCCCAATTTGGCGTGGACATCCTGACAACCTTTTTGACAATTTAATTCAATGGACTGCAAGTGGCAGTGGATATATTGACGAGGACGGTGGAGTTCCAGAACATAGTGTCGGCTTTTGGATAAGCGACAGAGATTTAAGAAAAAAAGAATACAAAGGAGTAAGATATCAATATCCTTCATCTAGCGGTTGGCGAAGTATTAAATACAAAGGACTAGACGAGCCAGTAGAAGTTATTCCTGCGGGTACTTTAATAAGAGTATCATTAGCAAGATGGAAATCTTTTGAAGAAGGTGAAACACCAAAGTGTTGGCTACAACTTTCGGGGTGGTACGACTTAGGAATACATTCAGATGAACATGATGACCTACCTTTTTGAAAAATAAAAACGAACGCCCAACAAAAGTATTTGCAAAAGCAGGGCTTGACAATGTAACATCAGCTATATGCAGACATCAGCAGTAGTTCCGGCTCGACGTTCAATGTTCAACTTTAGTTCATAACTTCAACAACATATTTTCAAATGGGCATTTGTACCGGGCTGGACAATCAATGAATTCCCTGCCTTCGCAAATACTCGAACGTTAGCGGTCATTGTATAGTCCTGAAATAGGTTGACTCCCAAAAAGTGGATAAGTCAACTAAAAACAGGACAGAAAATGAGTAAAAAACAAAGCTCCAACCGGCGAGGTGAACAAAAATTATTCTACACCGAAGCCTTTAAACAGAAAATCGTTAATGAAGTATTGAGTGGTAAACTCAATAAGCGCCAGGCTTCGCTGATTTATGGCATCAGGGGCAATGCCACCATCCTTTACTGGATAAACCAAAGCCGTGGTCTGCGGGGGTATGAAAAAAGAACGGCTCCCCTTGCTAACTTTGCCGAAATGAAAAAGAACATCCACGACAAAAAGCTGGAAGAAGAAAACAAAGAGTTGAAAGAGCTGCTCCGGGTGGCAGAGCTACGTGCCGATCTGTGGCAACATGCCATTGAGATTGCGGAGAAAAAGTTCAATATCGACATTGTAAAAAAGTATGGTGCCCAACAATCAACTCCTTCCAAAAGCAAAGGCCAAAAGAAAAAGTAAGCGAAATGTGTTGCGTTTTTGGACGAAGTAAACAGGCTTATTATAAGCAGTTGCATCAAAACGCCGGGACCTCTGTAAAGGAAGAAGTTATTGTTGGGCTAATCAAAAAGAAGCGTGAAATATGGAAACGGGGCAGCGGCAGAAACCTGCACCAAAGCCTCCTGAAAGAAATGAAGGCCCACGACATAAAAATGGGGCGGGATAAGTTCTTTGACCTGCTTAGAAACAACCATTTGCTCATCAAATCAAAACGTTGCAGAACGAAAACAACCTGTAGTTACCATCATTTTAACCGTTATAAAAATTTAATAGAATCCGTTACAGCATTGCGTTGTAACGAAATATGGGTATCAGATATCACGTATTTGTGGCTAAAGCCACAGGATAAGTTTTGTTACCTGAGTGTGATTACTGATTTATATTCAAGGAAAGTAGTTGGCTATTGTGTACATGAATCATTAAGCGTACAAGGCTGTATAGATGCTTTAAAAATGGCTGTAAAAAGCAGAAAGGATAAGACCCTGCCATTGATTCATCATAGCGACAGAGGCGTACAATACTGTTGCCATGCATACGTAAAGCTGCTGCAAAAGCATCAGATACAAATCAGCATGACACAAAGCGGTGACCCGCTGGAGAATGCAGTAGCCGAGCGGGTACATAAAACCATCAAGGAAGAATTTACCGATGACAGGCAAATAAATTTTTGTAATATTGATGAAGCAAAAACAGAGATTAAAAAGTTCATTGAGTTTTATAACCGGCAGCGGCCACACAGAAGTGTGCAATGGTTAACACCCCACGAGGCTTACCAATGCACAGGTACTTTAAGACGGGTTTGGAAAACTTACCGCCGTAAAGCACTTCAATGGGGAGATTTGGTAAAGGCATAGGCTGAAGAATGACAACAAAAAAGGTTGCCTGTTAAAGACAACCTTTAGCAAAATGAAGAATCATTCCACAGCATCAGTTTATTCCTTCCTGGCTTCAGATCTCCCCGGAACTAAACACCAGGTCTGCTTCAACTGATAAAACAAAGATGAACAACTAAAAGCAAAACGTAAAACACAGGTATCTTATCCCGCTGTGGATAACGTGAAAAAGAGTCAACCTAAATCAGGACGAGGCACATTTGACCGAACCTCAAAAATATTTTAGAGCGACATGA
This Candidatus Dependentiae bacterium DNA region includes the following protein-coding sequences:
- a CDS encoding DUF488 domain-containing protein, giving the protein MTKKPLYTIGHGNRKSEDFLALLKEFGIEYLIDVRSQPYSKFNPQYNQNDLKFLLDRNGIKYVFMGDNIGGRPKDTSCYDSEGKVDYEVVKTKDFFINGIERLKTAYSKDINVVIMCSESKPCECHRSKLIGKVLNTDNIILKHIDENGKVKDQATVINELNKGLSAIDLFGNPLNATSRKAYQ
- a CDS encoding DUF488 domain-containing protein, with protein sequence MEFFTIGVYNSTEKEFFDKLIQNNIDTFCDIRQRRGVRGAKYSFINSNRLQEKLNDLGIKYGYVQDLAPTTEIRELQKEIDAEKGELKSERQELGKVFIIEYKNKILGNFDFERFFDNLDNIGANRIALFCVEEHPEACHRSIVADKLQNTFNYKISHL
- a CDS encoding transposase: MSKKQSSNRRGEQKLFYTEAFKQKIVNEVLSGKLNKRQASLIYGIRGNATILYWINQSRGLRGYEKRTAPLANFAEMKKNIHDKKLEEENKELKELLRVAELRADLWQHAIEIAEKKFNIDIVKKYGAQQSTPSKSKGQKKK
- a CDS encoding IS3 family transposase produces the protein MCCVFGRSKQAYYKQLHQNAGTSVKEEVIVGLIKKKREIWKRGSGRNLHQSLLKEMKAHDIKMGRDKFFDLLRNNHLLIKSKRCRTKTTCSYHHFNRYKNLIESVTALRCNEIWVSDITYLWLKPQDKFCYLSVITDLYSRKVVGYCVHESLSVQGCIDALKMAVKSRKDKTLPLIHHSDRGVQYCCHAYVKLLQKHQIQISMTQSGDPLENAVAERVHKTIKEEFTDDRQINFCNIDEAKTEIKKFIEFYNRQRPHRSVQWLTPHEAYQCTGTLRRVWKTYRRKALQWGDLVKA